In Gemmata obscuriglobus, a single genomic region encodes these proteins:
- a CDS encoding RtcB family protein — protein sequence MAKEGYTGPLENIGCCCHRIPKSYKPGMRVPGHIYATDKLLESIRKDQAADQVANVATLPGIQVASIAMPDIHWGYGFCIGGVCATDPDEGGVISPGGVGYDINCGVRLVKTNLFLDDVKHHIKELVKALFYTIPSGAGRTGKYKFDTTETRRLMGEGPKFVIARGLGVARDLDHTEANGLIDGGDPHQVSDHAVKRGAEQCGTLGSGNHFLEVQVVDSVFDAEVAKAFGLELNQICVMIHSGSRGLGYQVCDDALATFRNCPQKYGFELPDRQLACAPADSPEGRKYIAQMRAAANYGFCNRQLLMHQAREVFAQVFGRSWDDLGMEQLYDVAHNIAKFEEHTVEGKKKKVWVHRKGATRAFPAGHPEVPEAFRAVGQPVIIPGDMGRASWVLVGSQGAMEKTFGTTCHGAGRAMSRTAALKDGVGRKIERELEHKGVIAMASSRNGLAEEQPKAYKNVDDVVEAVHEADLSRRVARMRPLGVIKG from the coding sequence ATGGCGAAGGAAGGTTACACCGGGCCGCTCGAGAACATCGGGTGCTGCTGTCACCGCATCCCGAAGAGCTACAAGCCCGGGATGCGCGTGCCCGGGCACATCTACGCGACCGACAAGCTGCTCGAATCCATCCGCAAGGACCAGGCGGCGGACCAGGTCGCGAACGTCGCCACCCTGCCCGGCATCCAGGTCGCGAGCATCGCGATGCCGGACATCCACTGGGGGTACGGGTTCTGCATCGGCGGCGTCTGCGCCACCGACCCCGACGAGGGCGGCGTGATCTCCCCCGGCGGGGTCGGATACGACATTAACTGCGGCGTCAGATTAGTAAAGACGAACCTGTTCCTGGACGACGTGAAGCACCACATCAAGGAGCTGGTGAAGGCGCTGTTCTACACCATCCCGTCCGGCGCGGGGCGCACCGGGAAGTACAAGTTCGACACCACCGAGACGCGGCGCCTGATGGGCGAGGGGCCGAAGTTCGTCATCGCACGTGGGCTGGGCGTGGCGCGCGACCTCGATCATACCGAGGCGAACGGGCTGATCGACGGCGGCGACCCGCACCAGGTCAGCGACCACGCGGTGAAGCGCGGCGCCGAGCAGTGCGGCACGTTGGGTAGTGGCAACCACTTCCTCGAAGTGCAAGTGGTCGATAGCGTGTTCGATGCCGAGGTCGCGAAAGCGTTCGGGCTCGAGTTGAACCAGATCTGCGTGATGATCCACTCCGGGAGCCGCGGTCTGGGCTACCAGGTCTGTGATGACGCCCTCGCGACATTCCGCAACTGCCCGCAGAAGTACGGGTTCGAGCTGCCGGACCGGCAGCTCGCGTGCGCCCCGGCCGATTCCCCCGAGGGCCGCAAGTACATCGCGCAGATGCGCGCCGCCGCCAACTACGGGTTCTGCAACCGCCAACTGCTGATGCACCAGGCCCGCGAGGTGTTCGCGCAGGTGTTCGGCCGCTCGTGGGACGACCTCGGGATGGAGCAGCTTTACGACGTGGCTCACAACATCGCCAAGTTCGAGGAGCACACCGTCGAGGGGAAGAAGAAGAAGGTGTGGGTCCACCGCAAAGGCGCGACGCGGGCGTTCCCGGCCGGGCACCCCGAGGTGCCGGAGGCGTTCCGCGCTGTGGGGCAGCCGGTCATCATCCCGGGCGATATGGGGCGCGCCTCGTGGGTGCTGGTGGGGTCGCAGGGGGCGATGGAGAAGACCTTCGGCACCACCTGCCACGGCGCGGGCCGCGCGATGAGCCGCACCGCGGCGCTCAAGGACGGCGTCGGGCGCAAGATCGAGCGCGAGCTGGAACATAAGGGGGTGATCGCCATGGCGTCGAGCCGCAACGGGCTCGCGGAGGAGCAGCCCAAGGCCTACAAGAACGTGGACGACGTGGTCGAAGCGGTCCACGAGGCCGACCTGTCGCGCCGGGTCGCCCGGATGCGCCCGCTGGGCGTCATCAAAGGCTGA
- a CDS encoding archease, which yields MHELFEHTADLGLRATAPTLPLLFAEMAKCLLSAMVEEPDGVRPAQNVQLELTGSDREFLLFDWLKELLLRFETDHMLFAAFDVIVTADGLTATATGEPYNPERHTLAHEVKAITYHELKVAEHDGGWLAEVIVDI from the coding sequence ATGCACGAGCTGTTCGAACACACCGCCGATCTCGGGTTGAGGGCCACCGCCCCCACCCTACCGCTTCTCTTCGCGGAGATGGCGAAGTGCCTGCTCTCCGCAATGGTGGAAGAGCCCGACGGCGTTCGACCGGCGCAAAACGTGCAACTCGAACTCACGGGATCGGACCGCGAGTTCCTGCTGTTCGACTGGCTCAAAGAGTTGCTCCTGCGGTTCGAGACAGATCACATGCTGTTCGCGGCCTTCGACGTGATCGTCACCGCGGACGGCCTCACCGCGACCGCAACGGGCGAACCGTACAACCCGGAGCGCCACACGCTGGCGCACGAAGTGAAAGCCATCACGTACCACGAACTGAAGGTCGCCGAACACGACGGCGGGTGGCTCGCGGAAGTCATCGTCGATATTTGA
- a CDS encoding TIGR02996 domain-containing protein, producing MSDRTAFIDAILNNPNDDTARLVFADWLEEHGEPERAEFIRAQIEPAKASDAVRERNDPDARIAGVHGAAMGGGWRKAIGISETEGEYVRGFLTDVEVVSTKFLAVAGRALAAEPVTFRMFLPASDADDLVAWCKYLSELVASPLLRAVAKLEARNHAIGAGGFQHLIASPYLSGLREISFPGVAISPSFVKAISNSPAPFALESLALDRAVQFARQRTIRLLASAPRFATLKRLSLRYNRLTDDDIRVLLDSETLPRMLEVDLAGNDFRPREFGRALAERFGYGCDEDDFEEDDEY from the coding sequence GTGTCCGACCGCACCGCGTTCATCGACGCCATTCTCAACAACCCCAACGACGACACGGCCCGGCTAGTGTTCGCCGACTGGCTCGAAGAGCACGGCGAACCGGAGCGGGCCGAGTTTATTCGCGCGCAGATCGAGCCGGCAAAGGCGTCCGACGCGGTGCGCGAGCGGAACGACCCTGACGCACGAATCGCGGGTGTTCACGGAGCCGCGATGGGCGGCGGCTGGCGCAAAGCGATCGGGATCAGCGAAACCGAAGGGGAATACGTCCGCGGGTTCCTCACCGATGTGGAGGTCGTTTCGACCAAATTTCTCGCCGTTGCGGGGCGCGCCCTCGCGGCCGAGCCGGTGACGTTCAGAATGTTCCTACCCGCCAGCGATGCGGATGATTTGGTCGCGTGGTGCAAATACCTGTCCGAGTTGGTCGCAAGCCCGCTGCTGCGTGCGGTGGCGAAACTCGAAGCGCGCAATCACGCCATCGGTGCGGGCGGCTTCCAGCACTTAATCGCCTCTCCGTACCTGAGCGGTCTGCGCGAAATCTCGTTCCCTGGCGTCGCGATCAGCCCCAGCTTCGTCAAAGCCATTTCGAACTCCCCGGCGCCGTTCGCTCTGGAATCGCTCGCTCTGGATCGTGCCGTTCAGTTCGCGCGCCAGCGCACGATTCGTTTGCTCGCGTCCGCGCCGCGGTTCGCCACGCTCAAAAGGCTGAGCCTCCGGTACAACCGGCTTACCGACGACGACATTCGCGTGCTGCTCGACTCGGAGACACTGCCGCGGATGCTCGAAGTCGATCTCGCCGGGAACGACTTTCGCCCACGCGAGTTCGGCCGCGCACTTGCGGAGCGATTCGGTTACGGTTGTGATGAAGATGACTTTGAGGAAGACGACGAGTATTGA
- a CDS encoding 3-oxoacyl-ACP synthase III family protein yields MSERATTRPKCRSLMGVRVVGTGKYVPDMVVSNDHLHAKLGFDSDWIVKRTGIMERRHAAPAQATSDLCVEAANDLFAKTGRTARDCDLLVLGTFTPDMSFPSTACLVQDRIGLIGPAIEVEAACAGFMYALLTASAYVKSGCSDRALVIGGDTNSRVLNPTDIKTYPLFGDGAGAVFVEPGRPDQGVIAYSMGSEGSGGPLLQRVACGSRTPVTPELLAEGKHFMYMDGYAVFKWAVNILCDTIREVLTAANLTVEDVGLFVVHQANIRIINAAIDSLNIPRNKVYNNLERYGNTSAGSIPIALDEAAADGRLKDGDLVVLSGFGAGLAWGTAVIRW; encoded by the coding sequence ATGAGCGAGAGAGCCACAACCCGCCCGAAGTGCCGGTCCCTGATGGGCGTCCGGGTGGTCGGCACCGGGAAGTACGTGCCCGACATGGTGGTCAGCAACGATCACCTGCACGCGAAACTCGGGTTCGACTCCGACTGGATCGTGAAGCGCACCGGCATCATGGAGCGCCGGCACGCGGCGCCGGCCCAGGCGACTTCCGACCTGTGCGTCGAGGCCGCCAACGACCTGTTCGCCAAGACCGGCCGCACCGCCCGGGACTGCGACCTGTTGGTACTCGGCACGTTCACCCCGGACATGTCGTTCCCCTCCACCGCGTGTCTCGTTCAGGACCGGATCGGTCTGATCGGTCCGGCGATCGAGGTGGAGGCCGCGTGCGCGGGGTTCATGTACGCGCTGCTCACCGCGAGCGCCTACGTGAAGTCGGGCTGTTCGGACCGTGCGCTGGTGATCGGCGGGGACACGAACAGCCGGGTGCTGAACCCGACCGACATCAAGACGTACCCGCTGTTCGGCGACGGCGCCGGCGCGGTGTTCGTCGAGCCCGGGCGCCCGGATCAGGGGGTGATCGCGTACAGCATGGGCTCGGAGGGCTCCGGCGGTCCGCTGCTGCAGCGGGTCGCGTGCGGGAGCCGCACCCCGGTGACGCCGGAGCTTCTCGCCGAGGGGAAGCACTTCATGTACATGGACGGCTACGCGGTGTTCAAGTGGGCCGTCAACATCCTGTGCGACACGATCCGCGAGGTGCTCACCGCTGCGAACCTGACGGTCGAGGACGTCGGCCTGTTCGTGGTTCACCAGGCGAACATCCGGATCATCAACGCGGCCATCGACTCGCTCAACATCCCGCGGAACAAGGTGTACAACAACCTCGAGCGGTACGGGAACACGTCCGCGGGGAGCATCCCCATCGCGCTCGACGAGGCCGCCGCCGATGGCCGGCTCAAGGACGGCGACCTCGTGGTGCTGAGCGGGTTCGGTGCGGGGCTGGCGTGGGGCACCGCGGTCATCCGGTGGTAG
- a CDS encoding DUF1559 domain-containing protein, with translation MRLSRTERRPKTSAFTLIELLVVIAIIAILIGLLLPAVQKVREAAARMSCQNNLKQWGLAMHNYHDANSTLPYAGQRLPRRTFYVELWPYIEQTALATQYNRGLGFYEVPNAVTNSTTGLVAQPQKLYYCPSDRPNAMWTYDAYYRVRGNYVANYGGNYLFAEGSGVDPADGPFGWNSSGGFGGYVPYRRTLVAISDGTSNTLMLSETRIPAQDNAADGRGDVMNDGNSHWFMTLNTPNAGIDRNSNVCWPSVAANPDQTMPCVQAGDNLMSARSKHTGGVNVARCDGSVAFYSNSVNATAWKAMGTATHGDLISE, from the coding sequence ATGCGTCTCTCCCGGACCGAACGCCGACCCAAAACGTCGGCGTTCACGCTGATCGAGTTGCTGGTGGTGATCGCGATTATCGCGATCCTGATCGGGCTCCTGCTCCCCGCCGTCCAGAAGGTGCGCGAAGCGGCCGCACGCATGTCTTGCCAGAACAACCTCAAGCAGTGGGGCCTGGCCATGCACAACTACCACGACGCCAACAGCACGCTGCCGTATGCGGGGCAGCGGCTTCCGCGCCGCACCTTTTATGTGGAGCTGTGGCCGTACATCGAGCAAACCGCGCTGGCCACCCAGTACAACCGCGGTCTGGGCTTCTACGAGGTGCCGAACGCCGTCACCAACTCGACCACCGGTCTCGTGGCCCAACCGCAAAAGCTCTACTACTGCCCGAGCGACCGGCCCAACGCGATGTGGACCTACGACGCCTATTACCGGGTGCGTGGCAACTACGTGGCCAACTACGGCGGCAACTACCTGTTCGCCGAAGGCTCCGGCGTGGACCCGGCCGACGGCCCGTTCGGCTGGAACTCGAGCGGCGGGTTCGGCGGGTACGTGCCGTACCGCCGCACTCTCGTCGCGATCTCCGACGGGACCTCCAACACGCTCATGCTGTCCGAGACCCGCATCCCGGCCCAGGACAACGCGGCCGACGGCCGCGGCGACGTGATGAACGACGGAAACTCCCACTGGTTCATGACGCTCAACACCCCGAACGCGGGCATCGATCGCAACTCGAACGTGTGCTGGCCGAGCGTGGCCGCGAACCCGGACCAGACGATGCCGTGCGTGCAAGCGGGCGACAACCTGATGTCGGCCCGCAGCAAGCACACCGGCGGCGTGAACGTCGCGCGGTGCGACGGGTCGGTCGCCTTCTATTCGAACTCGGTGAACGCGACCGCCTGGAAGGCGATGGGAACCGCCACCCACGGAGACCTGATCAGTGAATAA
- a CDS encoding PSD1 and planctomycete cytochrome C domain-containing protein, giving the protein MRLLPRRRYLVLALLVLLVGGVALVAAPRKKARKKKRPAPAKVDYAQQIKPILEAHCYSCHGPTQLKGGLRLDRAAELRAGAVTPGNSAKSPLVAVLTGADDLPQMPPDGEPLSAEQIALIKKWIDEGAEVPDEPAPAPSRGPDHWAFQAPVASPVPGASPTVNPIDAFLTAGRERRGLTPNPPAPAAVLLRRVFIDLIGLPPTREELAAFLADTADGAYERVVDRLLADPRYGERWARHWMDVWRYSEADGRKAKADIWWGNAHVWRWRDWIVNSLNGDKGYDRMVLEMIAGDEVAPDDPKTTAATGFLVRNWFKLDRNIWLSNTVDHTAKAFLGLSMGCARCHDHKFDPVSQKEYYQFRAFFEPHDVRTDPVPGETGPAAHVARTFDAKPDEPTWLFVRGDPKVPDKSARITPGAPAVLGTVTVAPPADGAKSTGRRLALARWIGDRANPLTARVAVNHIWMRHFGRPLVDNVADFGIRTPAPVQQPLLDWLAVDFMEQGWSTKRLHRLIVTSAAYRMSSSTKGAPAGNVSADPDNAFYWRANHRRMEAEVVRDSLLWLAGALEPTAGGPPVDSARGAETGRRSLYYRSSREDKMELLTAFDAPSVEECYRREQSIVPQQALALENSAFAWDQARRIARRLEGAAPAPAAFVTAAFEHVLGRMPTAAEASACEAFLTRQQALLADPGRLTPLPLPPEPPAPLDPEAAKQLAERVPGLPLVLGDAKPLPAVAPAGDPAAQAREYLVHALLNHNDFITVR; this is encoded by the coding sequence ATGAGGTTGCTCCCGAGACGCCGGTATCTGGTACTCGCGCTGCTCGTCCTGTTGGTGGGGGGCGTGGCGCTCGTCGCGGCCCCGCGCAAGAAGGCCCGAAAGAAGAAGAGACCGGCACCGGCGAAGGTCGATTACGCGCAGCAAATTAAACCGATCCTGGAAGCCCACTGTTACTCGTGCCACGGGCCGACCCAGCTCAAGGGCGGGCTCCGGCTCGACCGGGCCGCGGAACTCCGCGCCGGCGCAGTAACTCCCGGTAACTCGGCAAAGAGCCCGCTCGTGGCCGTGCTGACCGGGGCCGACGATCTGCCTCAGATGCCGCCCGATGGCGAGCCACTGAGCGCCGAGCAGATCGCACTCATCAAGAAGTGGATCGACGAGGGCGCAGAGGTGCCCGACGAACCCGCCCCGGCGCCGTCGCGCGGCCCGGACCACTGGGCGTTCCAGGCGCCGGTCGCCTCACCGGTCCCCGGCGCGAGCCCGACCGTCAACCCGATCGACGCGTTCCTCACCGCCGGGCGCGAGCGGCGGGGGCTGACGCCCAACCCGCCCGCACCGGCCGCTGTGCTGTTGCGCCGCGTGTTCATCGACCTGATCGGCCTGCCGCCGACCCGCGAGGAACTGGCCGCGTTCCTCGCCGACACCGCCGACGGGGCCTACGAGCGGGTGGTCGACCGGCTCCTGGCGGACCCGCGGTACGGCGAGCGGTGGGCGCGGCACTGGATGGACGTGTGGCGTTACTCCGAAGCCGACGGGCGCAAGGCGAAGGCCGACATCTGGTGGGGCAACGCGCACGTCTGGCGGTGGCGCGACTGGATCGTGAACTCGCTCAACGGGGACAAGGGCTACGACCGGATGGTGCTGGAAATGATCGCCGGGGACGAGGTCGCCCCCGACGACCCCAAGACCACCGCGGCGACCGGGTTCCTGGTCCGCAACTGGTTCAAACTCGACCGCAACATCTGGCTGAGCAACACGGTCGATCACACCGCCAAGGCGTTCCTCGGACTGTCGATGGGCTGTGCGCGGTGCCACGACCACAAGTTCGACCCGGTCAGCCAGAAAGAGTACTACCAGTTCCGGGCGTTTTTCGAGCCGCACGACGTGCGAACCGATCCGGTGCCCGGTGAGACCGGCCCGGCGGCCCACGTCGCCCGCACCTTCGACGCCAAGCCGGACGAGCCCACCTGGCTGTTCGTGCGCGGCGACCCGAAGGTTCCGGACAAGTCGGCCCGCATCACTCCGGGCGCCCCCGCGGTGCTCGGGACCGTCACGGTCGCCCCACCGGCCGACGGGGCGAAGAGCACCGGGCGCCGGCTGGCACTGGCCCGGTGGATCGGGGACCGGGCCAACCCGCTCACCGCCCGGGTCGCGGTGAACCACATCTGGATGCGGCACTTCGGCCGCCCGCTGGTGGACAACGTGGCCGACTTCGGCATCCGGACCCCCGCGCCGGTTCAGCAACCGCTGCTCGACTGGCTGGCCGTTGACTTCATGGAACAGGGGTGGAGCACCAAGCGCCTGCACCGGCTCATCGTGACATCGGCCGCGTACCGCATGAGTTCGTCGACGAAGGGCGCGCCGGCCGGTAACGTGAGCGCCGACCCGGACAACGCCTTCTACTGGCGGGCGAACCACCGGCGGATGGAGGCCGAGGTGGTGCGCGACTCGCTCCTGTGGCTGGCCGGCGCGCTGGAGCCGACGGCCGGCGGGCCGCCGGTGGACTCGGCCCGCGGCGCCGAGACCGGGCGCCGCAGCCTGTACTACCGGTCCTCACGCGAGGACAAAATGGAACTGCTGACGGCGTTCGACGCGCCGAGTGTGGAAGAGTGTTACCGACGTGAGCAGAGCATCGTTCCCCAACAAGCGCTGGCACTGGAGAACAGCGCGTTCGCGTGGGACCAGGCGCGCCGGATCGCCCGGCGGCTGGAGGGCGCCGCGCCGGCGCCGGCCGCGTTCGTGACCGCCGCGTTCGAGCACGTCCTCGGGCGCATGCCCACGGCCGCCGAGGCTTCGGCCTGTGAAGCGTTCTTGACCCGCCAGCAGGCGCTCCTGGCCGACCCAGGCCGGCTGACTCCGCTCCCGCTCCCGCCCGAACCCCCGGCGCCGCTCGATCCCGAAGCGGCCAAGCAACTCGCCGAGCGGGTGCCCGGATTACCACTGGTGCTGGGCGACGCAAAACCGTTGCCCGCGGTCGCGCCCGCCGGAGACCCGGCCGCGCAGGCCCGCGAGTACCTAGTCCACGCGCTGCTGAACCACAACGATTTCATCACCGTGCGCTGA
- a CDS encoding DUF1501 domain-containing protein codes for MLLPHRPIGRRRFLADLGMGFTGAVLGAMLFEDGVAKSVPAAGAAAPAAKAKNVIWLFMLGGASHLETFDPKPALTKFADKTIAETPFERTVRDPKITRNFRTFAGAARLGTKILRPQVGFSKRGKCGTDVSDWLPHMGDCADDLAVVRSLWTTDFSHAAQALAHTGRIILDGREPCLGSWAHYGLGTLDRNLPKFVVMGRPPSDFGGGSGAHQASYLGPEHDGVPVEVEPDRAVPYPPRGRGLTREAQRAEFELVGELNNLAGVEYPDDPSLRARIKSYELAFRMQSAFPDIVALADETRETKTLYGLDDPVTAPFGRQCLVARRLVERGVRFVQIYHGGAADDDNGLWDSHQELRKNTAARCREVDRPVGALIKDLKRRGMLDSTLVVWATEFGRTPNVEPRPDGEADREELRGRDHHIYGFSSWLAGGGIKGGVVHGATDELGFHAVEDRHFIADVHATVLRQLGLDPERLEIPGRRRLDLERGKPITEIIA; via the coding sequence ATGCTGCTGCCACACCGCCCGATCGGGCGCAGACGGTTCCTCGCGGACCTCGGCATGGGGTTCACCGGCGCGGTCCTGGGTGCCATGCTGTTCGAGGACGGCGTCGCCAAGTCCGTACCGGCCGCGGGCGCCGCCGCACCGGCCGCCAAGGCCAAGAACGTGATCTGGCTGTTCATGCTCGGCGGGGCCAGCCACCTGGAGACCTTCGACCCGAAGCCCGCGCTGACCAAGTTCGCGGACAAGACGATCGCCGAGACCCCGTTCGAGCGGACCGTTCGCGACCCGAAGATCACCCGGAACTTCCGCACGTTCGCCGGCGCCGCCCGGCTGGGGACCAAGATCCTGCGCCCCCAGGTCGGGTTCTCGAAGCGGGGCAAGTGCGGCACCGATGTGTCCGACTGGCTGCCGCACATGGGGGACTGCGCGGACGACCTGGCGGTGGTGCGGTCACTGTGGACCACCGATTTTAGCCACGCCGCGCAGGCGCTTGCCCACACCGGCCGGATCATCCTGGACGGCCGGGAGCCGTGCCTCGGCTCGTGGGCGCACTACGGGCTGGGCACGCTCGACCGCAACCTGCCGAAGTTCGTCGTGATGGGTCGGCCGCCGAGCGACTTCGGCGGGGGCTCCGGGGCGCACCAGGCGAGCTACCTGGGGCCGGAGCACGACGGCGTGCCCGTCGAGGTGGAGCCGGACCGGGCCGTACCGTACCCGCCGCGCGGCCGGGGGCTGACGCGCGAGGCCCAGCGGGCCGAGTTCGAACTGGTCGGCGAGTTGAACAACCTCGCCGGGGTCGAATACCCCGACGATCCGTCGCTGCGCGCCCGCATCAAGTCCTACGAACTCGCGTTCCGGATGCAGTCGGCGTTCCCGGACATCGTGGCGCTGGCCGACGAAACCCGGGAGACGAAGACGCTGTACGGCCTGGACGACCCGGTCACCGCGCCGTTCGGCCGCCAGTGCCTGGTCGCCCGGCGGCTGGTCGAGCGCGGGGTGCGGTTCGTGCAGATCTATCACGGCGGCGCGGCCGACGACGACAACGGGTTGTGGGACTCGCACCAGGAGTTGCGGAAGAACACCGCGGCGCGGTGCCGTGAGGTGGACCGGCCGGTGGGGGCGCTGATCAAGGACCTGAAGCGGCGCGGGATGTTGGACAGCACGCTGGTGGTGTGGGCGACCGAGTTCGGACGGACGCCGAACGTCGAGCCGCGCCCGGACGGGGAGGCCGACCGCGAGGAGCTGCGCGGCCGGGACCACCACATTTACGGGTTCTCGTCGTGGCTCGCCGGCGGCGGGATCAAGGGCGGCGTGGTCCACGGCGCCACCGACGAACTCGGGTTCCACGCGGTGGAGGACCGGCACTTCATCGCAGACGTTCACGCGACCGTTCTGCGGCAGCTCGGCCTCGATCCGGAGCGGTTGGAGATCCCCGGCCGCCGCCGGCTGGACCTGGAGCGGGGCAAACCGATCACCGAAATCATCGCGTGA
- the rplU gene encoding 50S ribosomal protein L21, whose product MYAIFEDGSRQYRVEPGSTVKIDFREAQLGQRLELPKVLLLSTGADTVIGRPLVEGARVLAEVIDFPRVKTLTQRLRRRKASRRLKGHTQPHVKVKITHILNAGEATPAEEPKPARPEAAPAPAAS is encoded by the coding sequence ATGTACGCAATCTTTGAAGACGGCTCGCGGCAGTACCGCGTTGAGCCGGGTTCGACGGTCAAGATCGACTTCCGCGAGGCCCAGCTCGGCCAGCGGCTCGAGCTGCCGAAGGTGCTGCTCCTCTCGACCGGAGCCGACACCGTCATCGGCCGCCCGCTGGTCGAGGGCGCCCGCGTGCTGGCGGAAGTGATCGACTTCCCGCGCGTGAAGACCCTGACCCAGCGGCTCCGCCGCCGCAAGGCGTCCCGCCGGCTGAAGGGGCACACGCAGCCGCACGTGAAGGTGAAGATCACCCACATCCTGAACGCCGGCGAGGCCACGCCGGCCGAAGAGCCGAAGCCCGCGCGGCCCGAAGCCGCCCCGGCGCCGGCCGCGAGCTGA
- a CDS encoding ISKra4 family transposase: protein MREACTRSRAQTVADHTRCRLGFTDREGRAKRGRARTCAKTHPGRSKGPHTRTVVTAVGPIELERRYFHCPTCGQGEFGADRGLGLSGYVTPGACRMAVLLGVQQSFAKAEVTLAEVVGWELDDNTIRQLCHATAAQATATRQHRSTAEVFTRAQAAARTERPVDSELHIDAGKVNTVEDGWRDLKMAVFARRERSAPTTAMDWEGRDLPTPLARSVIAAVEEASLFGKRCHDEATRLEWTDSSQMTVLGDGAEWLWNVSEQHFRDATQVLDFWHGAEYLASGAKAVFGPGVQAATAFVRGKSKLLEDGYPGLVDWIGELTGQMPAGGDGAALGGVLNYFCGQQGRLNYAVRLRRGQSIGSGLVEGTVKQLLNIRMKQTGARWNLGHVAPFVELGALAAGPEWKGFWENQ from the coding sequence CTGCGAGAAGCATGCACTCGATCAAGGGCGCAAACTGTTGCGGACCACACTCGGTGCCGCCTTGGGTTCACGGATCGAGAAGGACGAGCAAAAAGGGGGCGCGCCCGCACCTGCGCGAAGACGCACCCCGGGCGCTCCAAAGGACCGCACACCCGAACGGTTGTGACCGCCGTTGGTCCGATTGAGCTGGAGCGGAGGTATTTCCACTGCCCCACTTGCGGGCAAGGCGAGTTCGGAGCCGATCGCGGGCTGGGCCTCAGCGGCTACGTCACCCCGGGCGCCTGTCGGATGGCCGTCTTGCTGGGCGTCCAACAGTCCTTCGCCAAAGCCGAAGTGACTCTGGCCGAGGTGGTCGGCTGGGAATTGGACGACAACACCATCCGGCAACTCTGCCACGCCACGGCGGCCCAGGCCACCGCCACCCGGCAACACCGCTCGACCGCTGAAGTCTTCACCCGAGCCCAAGCCGCGGCCAGGACCGAGCGGCCGGTGGACAGCGAGTTGCACATCGACGCGGGCAAGGTCAACACTGTGGAGGACGGTTGGCGGGATCTCAAGATGGCCGTTTTTGCCCGGCGCGAGCGAAGTGCGCCGACCACGGCGATGGACTGGGAGGGACGCGACCTGCCAACCCCGTTGGCGCGGTCGGTGATCGCGGCCGTGGAGGAGGCGAGCCTGTTCGGGAAGCGGTGTCACGACGAGGCCACGCGACTGGAGTGGACCGATTCGAGCCAAATGACGGTACTGGGGGATGGGGCCGAGTGGTTGTGGAACGTGTCCGAGCAGCACTTCCGTGACGCGACCCAGGTCCTCGACTTCTGGCATGGGGCGGAGTACCTCGCCAGCGGGGCGAAGGCGGTGTTCGGTCCCGGGGTCCAAGCCGCGACGGCGTTTGTCCGGGGCAAGTCGAAGCTGCTGGAAGACGGATATCCCGGGTTGGTGGACTGGATCGGAGAACTGACCGGGCAGATGCCCGCCGGAGGCGACGGAGCCGCCTTGGGCGGCGTATTGAATTACTTTTGTGGCCAACAGGGGCGGTTGAATTATGCGGTGCGTTTGCGGCGGGGGCAGTCGATTGGAAGCGGGTTGGTGGAGGGAACGGTTAAGCAATTGCTCAACATCAGAATGAAACAAACTGGGGCGAGATGGAATCTGGGGCATGTGGCACCGTTTGTCGAACTGGGGGCATTAGCAGCGGGGCCGGAGTGGAAGGGGTTTTGGGAAAACCAATAA